One genomic segment of Planctomycetaceae bacterium includes these proteins:
- a CDS encoding cyanophycin synthetase yields MPESMNPEVYTKKLSDGRHRCLLLGACGTGMKSLAPILSEAGHEIFGADAALVHRGSGTSALVVANGETPGGNESGLRLPVTWIAEHSIRSHGAFDIAVRSPAVPAASDVVRQLTQQGTRCLTLQEALDEVFHNRQQICVAGTHGKSTTTALVSWILGRADRALGYFIGAEPAGMQAGGSLGSGPMAVIESCEFSRSFCHLNPTHILLTNIDRDHFDCFPDECLEDDAFQQFLRRSVPDGILLVSAACERSHRAVAAASRFAMTFGVSTNGMVSAGDWTADRVSLSADGIRFCVRRRGVDFATIHSRLFGYHNVRNVLAAVAMCAELGVSAAQCRTAVEEFPGLRRRFEIRGQYGGMALVDDYAHHPREVAATLQAARTAFPGRRIVAVLEPHQVSRTKALFSDFAGTLTTADEALLLPVFAARENPSGAMCRRLSGQLVRAVNQRGGRAFLLANLDQVISRIDDSGRPGDVILTMGAGRTNLIHDEFTRRLQRHSAA; encoded by the coding sequence ATGCCGGAGTCAATGAATCCCGAAGTCTACACGAAAAAGCTGTCTGACGGCCGGCATCGCTGTCTGTTGCTCGGTGCCTGTGGAACGGGAATGAAGTCGCTGGCTCCGATCCTGTCTGAGGCCGGACACGAGATCTTTGGTGCGGATGCGGCGCTTGTTCACCGTGGTTCCGGGACGTCGGCGTTGGTCGTTGCGAACGGTGAAACTCCGGGGGGAAACGAGTCAGGTCTCCGGCTGCCGGTGACGTGGATTGCCGAGCACAGCATTCGGTCTCACGGAGCGTTTGATATTGCCGTACGTTCACCGGCGGTACCGGCAGCGTCAGATGTCGTTCGTCAACTGACGCAGCAGGGAACACGGTGTCTGACGCTGCAGGAAGCACTGGACGAAGTCTTCCACAACCGGCAGCAGATTTGTGTGGCGGGAACGCACGGGAAAAGCACAACAACGGCGCTCGTAAGCTGGATTCTGGGCCGAGCGGACCGGGCCCTGGGATACTTTATTGGTGCAGAGCCTGCCGGAATGCAGGCGGGAGGAAGTCTTGGCAGCGGACCGATGGCCGTCATCGAGAGCTGCGAGTTCTCCCGATCGTTTTGCCACCTGAATCCGACACACATTCTGCTGACAAATATCGACCGCGATCATTTCGACTGCTTTCCCGACGAATGCCTGGAAGACGACGCATTTCAGCAGTTTCTGCGGCGAAGTGTTCCGGACGGAATCCTGCTGGTTTCCGCCGCCTGCGAGCGTTCTCATCGCGCGGTCGCTGCCGCCTCACGCTTCGCGATGACGTTCGGAGTTTCAACTAACGGCATGGTCAGTGCCGGGGACTGGACAGCCGACCGTGTTTCCCTGAGCGCGGATGGGATTCGCTTCTGTGTTCGGCGGCGCGGTGTCGATTTTGCCACGATCCACAGCCGGCTGTTTGGATATCACAACGTGAGGAATGTGCTGGCAGCCGTCGCGATGTGTGCGGAGCTGGGAGTCAGCGCTGCGCAATGCCGGACTGCTGTAGAAGAATTCCCGGGACTTCGACGCCGTTTTGAAATCCGCGGTCAGTACGGCGGGATGGCGCTGGTCGATGACTATGCTCACCACCCGCGCGAGGTCGCCGCAACGCTGCAGGCTGCCCGAACAGCGTTTCCCGGACGTCGAATTGTCGCGGTGCTGGAACCGCATCAGGTGTCACGAACGAAAGCTCTGTTCAGCGATTTCGCAGGCACACTCACCACTGCGGACGAAGCTCTGCTGCTGCCGGTATTCGCAGCGCGTGAAAACCCGTCGGGCGCAATGTGCCGTCGGCTGAGCGGCCAACTGGTACGGGCCGTCAATCAGCGCGGCGGACGAGCATTCCTGCTCGCCA